A single region of the Drosophila takahashii strain IR98-3 E-12201 chromosome 2R, DtakHiC1v2, whole genome shotgun sequence genome encodes:
- the DCTN3-p24 gene encoding uncharacterized protein DCTN3-p24, which yields MEALDILEKRIDALTRVLGPVQEAEAGEGVVDALCSAHALLGEATTGSAPLQQCVKRSGELEKYLDPNFLEEQQEVRAKEVYLHAVAPELHTQAEQLERIRQLEPALGAEYFRSIPAECLEQLKGITQNNGEYAQQSELIEESLVLAMKRYGEIQAGLLSSLDAMSDRLDQVEERMEQRKRAELNKDVPPKD from the coding sequence ATGGAGGCCCTGGATATTCTGGAGAAGCGCATCGACGCCCTGACGCGAGTCCTGGGTCCCGTGCAGGAGGCGGAGGCGGGCGAGGGCGTGGTCGACGCCCTGTGCTCGGCACACGCCCTCCTGGGCGAAGCCACCACGGGCAGTGCTCCACTGCAGCAGTGCGTCAAGCGATCCGGCGAACTGGAGAAGTACCTCGATCCCAACTTCctcgaggagcagcaggaggtgCGCGCCAAGGAGGTGTACCTGCATGCCGTGGCGCCCGAACTGCACACCCAGGCCGAGCAGCTGGAGAGGATCAGGCAGCTGGAACCCGCTCTCGGGGCGGAGTACTTTCGCAGCATTCCCGCCGAGTGCCTGGAGCAGCTGAAGGGCATCACCCAGAACAACGGGGAGTACGCCCAGCAGAGCGAGCTCATCGAGGAGAGCCTCGTCCTGGCCATGAAGCGCTACGGCGAGATCCAGGCGGGGCTGCTCAGCTCCCTGGATGCGATGAGCGACCGGCTGGACCAGGTGGAGGAGCGCATGGAGCAGCGGAAGCGGgccgagctcaacaaggatgTGCCGCCGAAGGATTGA